A region from the Halosolutus gelatinilyticus genome encodes:
- a CDS encoding SagB/ThcOx family dehydrogenase, protein MPTGARTYHERTKHSPRSVREGGRGLDFDNKPRPYKVYEDLPSRSLSDRVRPPQQPALAAIAESTPDGDPNRSHDLDLETVTSLCYYAAGITKSIDRRGRTLLFRAAATTGALYHVDLYVVCGDLGDSPPSNDDASLDAGVYHFDPRSLSLDVLREGDFRGALAAATERDGVATAPLSIVATSTWWRNAWKYEERTFRHAFWDSGTTLANLLAVAHALDYRAEVVTAFADRPVAALIGVDPEREAPLEIVPIGEGEGEGTGSNAPPAGADDPDSIDPVTEPLSPNEKAFPLIYEAWAAGALADGGETESWRADRPAGPIGTRDPGDGERVPLDPVGRETASSRPLHETIRRRGSCREYDREPISFRKLSTVLDRAVRGVPMDARRADDDPLAFVDPYLIVNGVDGLDAGSYHYHPGEGELERLRSGEFRSEAGHLALDQRLGSDAAVCLYLLTDLDAIVDALGDRGYRVAQLEASLTAGRLYLATYAHRDLGGTGLTFYDDVVADFFAPRAAGQTPTFLYTIGRAA, encoded by the coding sequence ATGCCGACAGGCGCCCGAACCTATCACGAGCGGACGAAACACTCGCCCAGAAGCGTTCGCGAGGGCGGCCGCGGGCTGGATTTCGACAACAAGCCCCGACCGTACAAGGTCTACGAGGACCTGCCGTCGCGGTCGCTTTCCGATCGCGTCCGCCCGCCACAGCAACCGGCGCTCGCGGCGATCGCCGAATCGACGCCCGACGGCGACCCGAACCGGAGCCACGACCTCGATCTGGAGACGGTCACGTCCCTCTGCTATTACGCGGCGGGGATCACGAAATCGATCGATCGCCGGGGCCGCACGCTCCTGTTCCGGGCCGCGGCGACCACCGGTGCGCTGTACCACGTCGATCTGTACGTCGTCTGCGGAGACCTCGGTGATTCGCCGCCCTCGAACGACGACGCATCGCTCGACGCCGGCGTCTACCACTTCGATCCCCGATCGCTGTCGCTCGACGTGCTCCGCGAGGGTGATTTCCGCGGCGCGCTCGCCGCCGCGACGGAACGCGACGGCGTTGCGACCGCCCCGCTGTCGATCGTCGCGACCTCGACGTGGTGGCGAAACGCTTGGAAGTACGAGGAGCGAACGTTCCGGCACGCCTTCTGGGACTCCGGGACGACGCTCGCGAACCTGCTGGCCGTCGCCCACGCGCTGGACTACCGGGCCGAGGTCGTCACCGCATTCGCCGATCGGCCGGTCGCCGCCCTGATCGGCGTCGATCCCGAGCGCGAGGCGCCGCTGGAGATCGTCCCGATCGGCGAGGGAGAGGGCGAGGGGACGGGATCGAACGCGCCGCCGGCCGGCGCGGACGATCCGGACTCGATAGATCCCGTCACCGAACCCCTCTCGCCGAACGAGAAAGCGTTCCCGCTGATCTACGAAGCGTGGGCCGCCGGCGCGCTCGCCGACGGGGGCGAAACCGAGTCGTGGCGCGCCGATCGGCCCGCGGGTCCGATCGGAACCCGCGATCCCGGCGACGGCGAGCGCGTGCCGCTCGATCCAGTCGGTCGCGAGACCGCGTCGAGTCGGCCGCTGCACGAGACGATCCGGCGCCGCGGCTCCTGTCGCGAGTACGATCGCGAGCCGATCAGCTTCCGAAAGCTGTCGACCGTGCTCGATCGGGCGGTTCGCGGCGTTCCGATGGACGCGAGGCGAGCGGACGACGATCCGCTCGCGTTCGTCGATCCCTACCTGATCGTCAACGGCGTCGACGGCCTCGACGCCGGGAGCTACCACTATCACCCCGGCGAGGGCGAACTCGAACGCCTCCGATCCGGCGAGTTCCGAAGCGAGGCGGGACACCTCGCGCTCGACCAGCGTCTCGGCTCGGACGCCGCGGTCTGTCTGTACCTCCTGACCGACCTGGACGCGATCGTCGACGCGCTCGGCGATCGAGGCTATCGAGTCGCGCAACTCGAGGCATCGCTGACCGCGGGGCGGCTGTACCTGGCGACCTACGCCCACCGCGACCTCGGCGGGACCGGACTGACGTTCTACGACGACGTGGTGGCGGACTTCTTCGCGCCGCGGGCGGCCGGACAGACGCCGACATTTCTGTATACGATCGGGCGGGCGGCGTGA
- a CDS encoding type 1 glutamine amidotransferase, giving the protein MSSPTLVVVRNEVDPAAEYHCDALAGHFPDAREIDYPAGERADLDRVDGVVLTGSTAGVYEVDDRPWIADQQRLVRELIDREIPTLGVCFGHQIANAALGGTVERVGATARPVAADLADDPLFDGVSSIVPAVHGDVVTEPGDELDVIASTDYYRTFGTRHREAPLWTVQFHPEFTVALRDRLEADFDWTDGENGFDATDATPVFENFAAIVAADEDGDEASLEVVDERERR; this is encoded by the coding sequence ATGAGTTCGCCGACGCTGGTCGTCGTCCGCAACGAGGTCGATCCGGCCGCGGAGTACCACTGCGACGCCCTCGCGGGCCACTTTCCCGACGCCCGCGAGATCGACTATCCGGCCGGCGAGCGCGCCGATCTCGATCGCGTCGACGGAGTCGTCCTCACGGGCAGCACCGCGGGCGTCTACGAGGTCGACGATCGACCGTGGATCGCCGACCAGCAACGGCTCGTGCGGGAGCTGATCGATCGCGAGATCCCCACGCTCGGCGTCTGCTTCGGCCACCAAATCGCGAACGCGGCGCTCGGCGGTACCGTCGAACGCGTCGGCGCGACCGCCCGTCCGGTGGCGGCCGATCTCGCCGACGATCCGCTCTTCGACGGCGTCTCGTCGATCGTGCCGGCCGTCCACGGCGACGTCGTGACCGAACCCGGTGACGAACTCGACGTGATCGCCTCGACCGACTACTACCGTACCTTCGGAACCCGACATCGCGAGGCGCCGCTGTGGACCGTCCAGTTCCACCCCGAGTTCACCGTCGCGCTGCGCGATCGGCTCGAAGCGGATTTCGACTGGACGGACGGCGAGAACGGGTTTGACGCGACCGACGCGACTCCGGTGTTCGAGAACTTCGCGGCGATCGTCGCGGCGGACGAGGACGGAGACGAAGCGTCACTCGAAGTCGTCGACGAGCGGGAACGTCGCTAA
- a CDS encoding PQQ-binding-like beta-propeller repeat protein: MNDSSRRRVLTAVGACAIGLAAGCLDSDADESGNADYEITADPDQGTIPDGVVQFRGSLENWGYYPEETVPDAVEEDWRVPDINTGEHTAAKASAVPRPGGGVVLPGDTGYVTALSADGEVDWRGETDMDGRGVHGTPVVADDRVYVGAYDGVFYAFDEESGDEVWSTKLGGSIGSSPKYDGRRLFMAVEYPDPDGSTFAVDPDDGEILWEDDRSRPTDHPHSTPAIDPATGTMVLGSNDGSLYAWDYPDLEFAWEFETNPENDTDGEIKGPIATYDGAAFFGSWDRRIYRVDLEDGTEDWSIETGGLSMVGPGIDPHDHVVYAGSHDGTLYALDPDTGDEYWKFGTGRPLTGCPTVCADRIVFGSKDRTLYAVEKASGDEVWRVDHEGVVTSTPLVRDGAIYYAERAPDPAHGETDGGGYKLVAMG, translated from the coding sequence ATGAACGACTCCTCCCGCCGGCGCGTGCTGACCGCCGTCGGCGCGTGCGCGATCGGTCTCGCGGCCGGGTGTCTCGATTCGGACGCCGACGAATCCGGGAACGCCGACTACGAGATCACCGCGGACCCAGACCAGGGAACGATCCCCGACGGCGTCGTCCAGTTTCGGGGATCGCTCGAGAACTGGGGATACTACCCCGAGGAGACGGTGCCTGACGCCGTCGAGGAGGACTGGCGAGTCCCGGATATCAACACGGGCGAACACACGGCCGCGAAGGCGAGCGCGGTTCCGCGCCCGGGCGGCGGCGTGGTGCTGCCCGGGGACACCGGCTACGTGACGGCGCTGTCGGCGGACGGCGAGGTCGACTGGCGGGGCGAAACCGACATGGACGGTCGCGGCGTCCACGGGACCCCCGTCGTCGCCGACGATCGGGTCTACGTCGGCGCCTACGACGGCGTCTTCTACGCCTTCGACGAGGAAAGCGGCGACGAGGTCTGGTCGACGAAGCTCGGCGGCTCGATCGGCTCCAGTCCCAAGTACGACGGCCGGCGGCTCTTTATGGCCGTCGAGTACCCCGACCCCGACGGGAGCACGTTCGCGGTCGACCCCGACGACGGCGAGATCCTGTGGGAGGACGATCGCAGTCGCCCGACCGACCACCCTCACTCGACGCCGGCGATCGATCCGGCGACGGGAACGATGGTGCTCGGGTCGAACGACGGCTCGCTCTACGCCTGGGACTACCCCGACCTCGAGTTCGCCTGGGAGTTCGAGACGAACCCCGAAAACGACACGGACGGCGAGATCAAGGGCCCGATCGCGACGTACGACGGCGCGGCCTTCTTCGGCTCCTGGGATCGGCGCATCTACCGGGTCGATCTCGAGGACGGGACCGAAGACTGGTCGATCGAGACCGGCGGGTTGTCGATGGTGGGGCCGGGGATCGACCCGCACGACCACGTCGTTTACGCGGGGAGCCACGACGGCACCCTGTACGCCCTCGATCCGGACACCGGCGACGAGTACTGGAAGTTCGGAACGGGTCGCCCGCTGACCGGCTGTCCGACGGTCTGTGCCGATCGAATCGTTTTCGGGTCGAAGGATCGGACGCTGTACGCCGTCGAGAAGGCCTCCGGGGACGAAGTCTGGCGAGTCGACCACGAGGGCGTCGTCACGAGCACGCCCCTGGTCCGCGACGGCGCGATCTACTACGCCGAGCGCGCCCCCGATCCGGCGCACGGCGAGACCGATGGCGGCGGGTACAAACTCGTCGCCATGGGGTGA
- a CDS encoding metallophosphoesterase family protein yields the protein MPARPHPGQLLARLERPTATDPTRLAVCSDIHLATDATGTWKVFHRTERHLRGAVRAVNERDLDGVIVAGDLTRNGVPAEFDLFDELADFEPPTVAVPGNHDFPTTFDEHESLPIPEFEERYTPGGLPFRIRLGDIAVFGLDSHAATPGSPAETWDGRISSEQLMWLDEELTETDADASIVVIHHNLPATGDLYARYGDELPVQGEVPGFSNPEPLVDLLALHDVALVVTGHLHFPAIERADGVTELTVPAVSSFPHGLLVLDIDERGTVVQLVPLTDGEGMVESIAHGYEKDRVLLSAAQLATFPLVDDFE from the coding sequence ATGCCAGCCCGACCGCATCCCGGACAGCTTCTCGCGCGCCTCGAGCGACCCACGGCGACCGACCCGACCCGACTCGCCGTCTGCTCGGACATTCACCTCGCGACGGACGCCACGGGAACGTGGAAGGTGTTTCACCGCACGGAGCGCCACCTCCGCGGGGCGGTCCGCGCGGTGAACGAACGGGATCTCGACGGGGTGATCGTCGCGGGCGATCTGACCCGCAACGGCGTGCCGGCGGAGTTCGATCTGTTCGACGAACTCGCCGACTTCGAGCCGCCGACGGTCGCCGTGCCGGGCAACCACGACTTTCCGACGACGTTCGACGAGCACGAATCGCTCCCGATCCCGGAGTTCGAGGAGCGGTACACCCCCGGAGGGTTGCCGTTCCGGATCCGGCTCGGCGACATCGCGGTGTTCGGGCTCGACAGCCACGCCGCGACCCCCGGCTCGCCCGCGGAGACGTGGGACGGTCGCATCAGTTCTGAACAGCTGATGTGGCTCGACGAGGAACTGACCGAGACCGACGCCGACGCGTCGATCGTGGTGATCCACCACAATCTGCCGGCGACGGGCGACCTCTACGCGCGGTACGGCGACGAGTTACCCGTCCAGGGCGAGGTGCCCGGTTTTTCCAACCCGGAACCGTTGGTCGACCTCCTCGCGCTGCACGACGTCGCGCTGGTCGTCACCGGCCACCTCCACTTCCCCGCGATCGAACGCGCCGACGGCGTGACGGAACTCACCGTCCCTGCCGTCTCGTCGTTTCCCCACGGCCTCCTCGTCCTCGATATCGACGAGCGGGGGACGGTCGTCCAACTCGTCCCGCTGACGGACGGCGAGGGAATGGTCGAGTCGATCGCCCACGGCTACGAGAAGGATCGGGTGTTGCTCTCGGCGGCGCAGTTAGCGACGTTCCCGCTCGTCGACGACTTCGAGTGA
- a CDS encoding MutS-related protein, protein MDLESIPGVGEKTARALSELDDPERALRSGDVARVAEAPGITQGRAARIVRGAIRREHDDPGGFLATDRAREVYREVLDLLKERTVTDYAAQRLETFYPSPRRSRIEEAQSFAADAVDRDYDAAVLDALEGVEPLATPGDVRVRERCLATANAERYAEAREAIPELSVEVIEDAQGLAELARGYSTVIALDESFTGVTVEGDVQVRPNAFENPAEVVPERPLAFFARNRDRLRAAIAVHRSAGLDPDCDLDALEEGLSRLDDDGTVAGDDELDRLTDAVDDLDAAASAAESAANDRLREAIREQDVTIEGSDLLSLVERGAGVDSLLSRELADEYADAVEAARGHLVDAIDLDPGEAELARRAFSDEPTFPVERDEDVIGRLREELTAAKERRAGRLKRDLAADLADRREGARQLVRNALELDVELAIARFADEFDCAMPEFVWEPTGADGDPTGFAIEGGRSPLLTEPLEAIDPVEYEVSGVALLSGVNSGGKTSTLDLVASVVVLAHMGLPVPAERVRLRRFDDLHYHAKTQGTLDAGAFESTVREFADLATGGEGSLVLVDELESITEPGASAKIIAGILEALSENGATAVFVSHLAGEISEMADYEVTIDGIEAVGLVDGELEVNRSPVKHHLARSTPELIVEKLAGEGEATFYDRLLEKFD, encoded by the coding sequence ATGGATCTCGAGTCGATTCCGGGCGTCGGCGAGAAGACCGCCCGGGCACTGTCGGAACTCGACGATCCCGAGCGAGCGTTGCGATCGGGCGACGTCGCGCGGGTCGCCGAGGCACCCGGGATCACGCAGGGGCGCGCGGCGCGCATCGTCCGCGGGGCGATCCGCCGCGAGCACGACGATCCCGGTGGCTTCCTCGCGACCGATCGCGCCCGCGAGGTCTACCGCGAGGTGCTCGACCTGCTCAAGGAGCGGACCGTCACCGACTACGCGGCCCAGCGCCTCGAGACGTTCTACCCCAGTCCGCGCCGATCGCGCATCGAGGAGGCCCAGTCCTTCGCGGCCGACGCGGTCGATCGCGACTACGACGCGGCCGTGCTCGACGCGCTCGAGGGGGTCGAACCGCTCGCGACCCCGGGCGACGTCCGCGTGCGCGAGCGGTGTCTGGCGACCGCGAACGCCGAGCGCTACGCCGAGGCGCGCGAGGCGATCCCGGAACTCTCCGTCGAAGTGATCGAGGACGCGCAGGGACTGGCGGAGCTCGCGCGCGGCTACTCGACGGTGATCGCGCTCGACGAATCCTTCACCGGCGTCACCGTCGAGGGCGACGTGCAGGTGCGGCCGAACGCGTTCGAAAACCCCGCCGAGGTCGTCCCCGAGCGCCCGCTTGCGTTCTTCGCGCGCAACCGCGATCGGCTGCGGGCGGCGATCGCGGTCCACCGCAGCGCCGGCCTCGACCCGGATTGCGATCTCGACGCGTTAGAGGAGGGCCTGTCGCGGCTCGACGACGACGGGACGGTCGCGGGCGACGACGAACTCGATCGGCTCACCGACGCCGTCGACGACCTGGATGCGGCGGCGAGCGCGGCCGAGAGCGCCGCCAACGATCGGCTCCGGGAGGCGATCCGCGAGCAGGACGTGACGATCGAGGGCTCGGATCTCCTGTCGCTGGTCGAGCGCGGGGCGGGCGTCGACTCGCTGCTGTCGCGCGAATTGGCCGACGAGTACGCGGACGCGGTCGAGGCCGCCCGCGGGCACCTGGTCGACGCGATCGATCTCGACCCCGGCGAGGCCGAACTCGCCCGGCGCGCGTTCAGCGACGAACCGACGTTCCCGGTCGAGCGCGACGAGGACGTGATCGGCCGGCTCCGCGAGGAACTGACGGCCGCGAAGGAACGCCGCGCGGGGCGGCTCAAGCGCGACCTCGCGGCCGACCTCGCCGATCGGCGCGAGGGGGCCCGCCAGCTCGTCCGGAACGCGCTCGAACTCGACGTCGAACTCGCGATCGCCCGCTTCGCGGACGAGTTCGACTGCGCGATGCCCGAGTTCGTGTGGGAACCGACCGGGGCCGACGGCGATCCGACCGGATTCGCGATCGAGGGCGGGCGCTCGCCCCTGTTGACCGAACCGCTCGAGGCGATCGATCCGGTCGAGTACGAGGTCTCGGGGGTCGCGCTCCTCTCGGGGGTCAACAGCGGCGGGAAGACGTCGACGCTCGATCTGGTCGCGAGCGTCGTCGTCCTCGCGCACATGGGGTTGCCCGTTCCCGCCGAGCGCGTTCGGCTGCGTCGGTTCGACGATCTGCACTACCACGCGAAGACCCAGGGGACGCTTGACGCGGGGGCGTTCGAGTCCACCGTCCGCGAGTTCGCCGATCTCGCCACGGGCGGCGAGGGATCGCTCGTCCTCGTCGACGAACTCGAGAGCATCACCGAACCCGGCGCGAGCGCGAAGATCATCGCGGGCATCCTGGAGGCGCTCTCGGAGAACGGCGCGACGGCCGTCTTCGTCTCCCACCTGGCCGGCGAGATCAGCGAGATGGCCGACTACGAGGTCACGATCGACGGCATCGAGGCGGTCGGTCTAGTCGACGGCGAACTCGAGGTAAACCGCTCGCCGGTCAAACACCACCTCGCCCGCTCGACGCCGGAACTGATCGTCGAGAAACTCGCCGGCGAGGGCGAGGCGACCTTTTACGATCGGCTGCTCGAAAAGTTCGACTGA
- a CDS encoding ORC1-type DNA replication protein, which yields MVDDPDEGMLSWDESVFKNEHVFEIDYVPETFKHREEQTRSLTYALRPAVRGSRPLNVMVRGPPGTGKTTAIQKLFDEVGAQTSDVRTIRVNCQVNATRYSVFSRLFEGTFDYEPPSSGISFKKLFGQIAEKLVEEDRVMVVALDDVNYLFYENEASDTLYSLLRAHEEYPGAKIGVIVVSSDPALDVIEELDSRVQSVFRPEDVYFPVYDQPEIVDILEERVKRGFHDGVISRSTLERVAELTAESGDLRVGIDLLRRAGLNAEMRASRTVEMEDVEQAYEKSKYVSLSRSLSNLTDTERALLEVIAHNDGDQAGDVYEAFHDRTALGYTRYSEIVNKLDQLGLIDADYADVDGRGRSRSLSLSYEKGAILDRLE from the coding sequence ATGGTGGACGACCCCGACGAGGGGATGTTGTCGTGGGACGAGTCCGTGTTCAAAAACGAGCACGTCTTCGAAATCGACTACGTTCCCGAGACGTTCAAACACCGCGAGGAACAGACCCGGAGTCTGACGTACGCGCTCCGGCCGGCGGTGCGCGGGTCGCGCCCGCTGAACGTCATGGTCCGGGGACCGCCCGGAACGGGGAAGACGACGGCGATCCAGAAGCTGTTCGACGAGGTCGGCGCCCAGACCAGCGACGTCCGGACGATCCGCGTCAACTGTCAGGTCAACGCGACCCGGTACTCGGTGTTCTCGCGGCTGTTCGAGGGAACCTTCGATTACGAGCCCCCCTCGTCGGGCATCTCGTTCAAGAAGCTGTTCGGCCAGATCGCCGAGAAACTCGTCGAGGAGGATCGGGTCATGGTCGTCGCCCTCGACGACGTCAACTACCTCTTCTACGAGAACGAGGCCTCGGACACGCTGTACTCGCTATTGCGGGCCCACGAAGAGTACCCCGGCGCGAAGATCGGCGTCATCGTCGTCTCGTCGGATCCCGCGCTCGACGTCATCGAGGAACTCGACTCCCGAGTCCAGAGCGTTTTCCGGCCCGAGGACGTCTACTTCCCGGTCTACGACCAGCCGGAGATCGTGGACATCCTCGAGGAACGCGTCAAACGGGGCTTCCACGACGGCGTCATCTCCCGATCGACGCTCGAACGCGTGGCCGAACTGACCGCCGAGAGCGGCGACCTCCGCGTCGGCATCGACCTCCTTCGCCGGGCGGGGCTCAACGCCGAGATGCGCGCCAGCCGCACCGTGGAGATGGAGGACGTCGAGCAGGCCTACGAGAAGTCCAAGTACGTTTCCCTCTCCCGAAGCCTCTCGAACCTGACCGACACCGAGCGAGCGCTGCTCGAGGTGATCGCCCACAACGACGGCGACCAGGCGGGCGACGTCTACGAGGCCTTCCACGATCGGACCGCCCTCGGCTACACGCGCTACTCCGAGATCGTCAACAAACTCGACCAACTGGGCCTGATCGACGCCGACTACGCCGACGTCGACGGCCGCGGCCGCTCGCGGTCGCTCTCGCTCTCCTACGAGAAGGGCGCGATCCTCGATCGGCTCGAGTGA
- a CDS encoding PKD domain-containing protein: MNNSRGNGTGPARIDRRTMLRTAGVALGGSGIAGITGASRSDPEPEVVFRDQRTDGSSLTIARAATDVDGFVSIGRNDPTDIIWGSRKRLNLAAGDVVEDVDLFPVELPSDSDELSLTAYLWESNGSVLDEDTAIVRVDSSGRTGGIDELRVDADPERGFNYPYFLYAPDSSASEDETPTEKPILVEPVNTGTPDDDFAVHREAAEQTLDSGKTLAYRIGVPFVVPVFPRSESDPVDWTHYTHALDDSTLAIEGGPLERIDLQLLRMVEDAQDRLHERGIPIREGRDDVILNGFSASGNFVDRFAHLHPDRVLSVTAGGLNGMPLLPVDEVDGTPLPFHVGVADLEELTGEPYDADAVDEVNQFLYMGAEDDNDTIPYDDAWSDDDLRDLALDVYGEDMIAERFPRSQEIYREAGVDAQFRVYEDAGHTPIPAIGDIAAFHRRSIDGEDVSEFGQNLVPEVTFATTTEVPTAGEEVTFDARDSGSVRREVVVYAWDFGDGTTATGETMSHSFAEPGEYAVKLTIVLDDGTEETRTKPVTVAAANDSDGTEAADPTEGENSVDDDSAASEDSAGGEEMVDESWDSVPGFGAIGTLVSATGVGYLLTRRFGDGPSER, translated from the coding sequence GTGAATAACTCCCGCGGTAACGGGACGGGACCAGCCCGAATCGATCGCCGGACGATGCTACGGACGGCGGGCGTCGCGCTCGGCGGGTCGGGGATCGCCGGGATAACGGGCGCATCACGGAGCGATCCGGAGCCGGAAGTCGTCTTTCGGGATCAGCGCACCGACGGGTCGTCGCTCACGATCGCGCGGGCCGCCACCGACGTGGACGGGTTCGTCTCGATCGGTCGAAACGACCCTACCGACATCATCTGGGGTTCGCGGAAACGGCTCAATCTGGCCGCCGGTGACGTCGTCGAAGACGTCGACCTATTTCCGGTGGAGCTGCCGTCAGACTCCGACGAACTGAGTCTTACGGCGTATCTCTGGGAGTCGAACGGCTCGGTACTCGACGAGGATACGGCGATCGTTCGGGTCGACTCGTCGGGACGAACCGGCGGCATCGACGAGTTGCGAGTCGATGCCGATCCGGAACGCGGTTTCAACTACCCGTACTTCCTCTACGCCCCCGATAGTTCGGCGAGCGAGGACGAGACGCCCACCGAGAAGCCGATCCTCGTCGAACCGGTCAATACCGGAACGCCGGACGACGATTTCGCCGTCCACAGGGAGGCTGCAGAGCAAACGCTCGATTCCGGCAAGACGCTCGCCTACCGGATCGGCGTCCCGTTCGTCGTTCCGGTGTTTCCCCGCTCGGAGAGCGATCCCGTCGACTGGACGCACTACACGCACGCACTCGACGACAGCACGCTGGCGATCGAGGGTGGACCGCTGGAGCGAATCGATCTCCAGTTGCTCCGGATGGTCGAAGACGCACAGGATCGTCTCCACGAGCGAGGGATTCCCATCAGGGAGGGCCGAGACGACGTCATTCTGAACGGCTTCTCCGCGTCGGGGAACTTCGTCGATCGGTTCGCACACCTCCATCCCGATCGCGTTCTGTCCGTGACGGCCGGCGGACTCAACGGGATGCCCCTGTTGCCGGTCGATGAGGTCGACGGTACCCCGCTCCCGTTCCACGTCGGCGTCGCGGACCTCGAGGAGCTGACCGGCGAGCCGTACGACGCCGATGCAGTGGACGAGGTGAACCAGTTTCTCTACATGGGCGCGGAAGACGACAACGATACCATCCCGTACGACGACGCGTGGTCGGACGACGACCTTCGCGACCTCGCTCTCGACGTCTACGGCGAGGACATGATCGCCGAGCGGTTCCCTCGATCGCAGGAGATCTACCGGGAAGCGGGCGTGGACGCGCAGTTCCGCGTCTACGAGGACGCGGGACACACCCCCATTCCCGCGATCGGCGATATCGCGGCGTTTCACCGACGGAGCATCGACGGCGAGGACGTCAGCGAGTTCGGCCAGAATCTGGTCCCGGAGGTGACGTTCGCCACGACCACCGAGGTGCCGACCGCCGGGGAGGAGGTGACATTCGACGCGAGAGACTCGGGTTCGGTGCGACGGGAGGTCGTTGTCTACGCGTGGGACTTCGGCGACGGAACCACCGCGACCGGCGAGACGATGAGCCATAGCTTCGCGGAACCGGGCGAGTACGCCGTCAAATTGACGATCGTCCTCGACGACGGGACCGAAGAGACGAGGACCAAACCGGTAACGGTGGCGGCCGCGAACGACTCCGACGGCACCGAAGCGGCGGACCCGACTGAGGGAGAGAATTCGGTCGACGACGATTCGGCCGCCAGCGAAGATTCGGCGGGCGGCGAGGAGATGGTGGATGAATCGTGGGATAGCGTTCCGGGATTCGGCGCGATCGGCACGCTCGTGAGCGCGACCGGTGTCGGATACCTCCTGACACGCCGATTCGGAGACGGACCGTCCGAGCGATGA
- a CDS encoding DUF1059 domain-containing protein has product MAYQFQCPQRECQFLIRSSSSEELERLVRAHARVSHRGRFDRADIDRRTTRIEVV; this is encoded by the coding sequence ATGGCATACCAGTTCCAGTGTCCGCAGAGGGAGTGTCAGTTTCTGATCCGATCGAGCAGCAGCGAAGAACTCGAACGGCTGGTGCGAGCGCACGCGCGGGTGAGCCACCGCGGAAGGTTCGATCGAGCGGACATCGATCGGCGTACGACGCGGATCGAGGTCGTGTGA
- a CDS encoding HXXEE domain-containing protein produces MDVRERRAGKRITGSVTFGTRGRLGEDFVSSVEYDYLLWVMVTAYALHIVEEYQYNWRAWATSTLHLDVDWRDFYLTNGCVIVLGISAAMIGWRAPWLSLTFPALALINAVFFHILPTIRTRVFSPGLVTAVLLFLPISGWVYYGAYRDGVATVSSVSLSVVGGALLMAYPIVLLLTKGRFDS; encoded by the coding sequence ATGGACGTCCGCGAGAGGCGCGCCGGCAAACGTATAACTGGCTCAGTGACGTTCGGTACCCGAGGGAGACTCGGAGAGGATTTCGTGTCGAGCGTCGAATACGACTACCTGTTGTGGGTCATGGTGACCGCCTACGCGCTGCACATCGTAGAGGAGTACCAGTACAACTGGAGGGCGTGGGCGACGAGCACGCTGCATTTGGACGTCGATTGGCGCGACTTCTATCTGACGAACGGGTGCGTGATCGTCCTCGGAATCAGCGCAGCCATGATCGGGTGGCGAGCCCCGTGGCTCAGCCTGACGTTTCCGGCGCTGGCTCTCATCAACGCCGTGTTCTTTCACATACTCCCGACGATCAGAACGCGAGTGTTTTCGCCCGGTCTCGTCACGGCCGTCCTCCTGTTCCTGCCGATATCCGGATGGGTGTATTACGGCGCGTACCGCGACGGCGTTGCCACCGTCTCGTCCGTTAGTCTCTCGGTGGTCGGCGGAGCGCTGCTCATGGCGTACCCCATCGTGTTACTTCTCACCAAGGGTCGGTTCGATTCGTAG